Proteins encoded together in one Lathyrus oleraceus cultivar Zhongwan6 chromosome 5, CAAS_Psat_ZW6_1.0, whole genome shotgun sequence window:
- the LOC127083475 gene encoding ubiquitin C-terminal hydrolase 13 isoform X1 gives MTVMMSAPIDQQEDEEVLVPHADLPENNHQPMEVVAQPETANAVESQPVVDPPQTRFTWRIDNFTRLNTKKLYSEVFVVGTYKWRVLIFPKGNNVDYLSMYLDVADSTSLPYGWSRYAQFSLAIVNQIHNKFSVRKDTQHQFNARESDWGFTSFMPLGELYDPSRGYLVNDTLIIEAEVLVRKIVDYWNYDSKKETGYVGLKNQGATCYMNSLLQTLYHIPYFRKAVYHMPTTENDMPSGSIPLALQSLFYKLQYSDTSVATKELTKSFGWDTYDSFMQHDVQELNRVLCEKLEDKMKGTVVEGTIQKLFEGHHMNYIECINVDYKSTRKESFYDLQLDVKGCRDVYASFDKYVEVERLEGDNKYHAEQYGLQDAKKGVLFIDFPPVLQLQLKRFEYDFMRDTMVKINDRYEFPSQLDLDREDGKYLSPDADRSVRNLYTLHSVLVHSGGVHGGHYYAFIRPTLSEQWYKFDDERVTKEDNKRALEEQYGGEEEQLPQTNPGFNNPPFKFTKYSNAYMLVYIRESDKDKIICNVDEKDIAEHLRERLKKEQEEKEHKKKEKAEAHLYTIIKVARDEDIEGQMGKDIYFDLVDHDKVKSFRVQKQTPFNVFKEEVAKEYGIPVQFQRFWLWAKRQNHTYRPNRPLTHIEETQTVGQLREVSNKVHNAELKLFLEVEKGMDLCPIASPDKTKDDILLFFKLYDPEKEELRYVGRLFVKGTGKPSEILTRLNEMAGYDPEEDIVLYEEIKFEPNVMCEPIDKKVTFRSSQLEDGDIVCFQKAPSVVDNEQQVRYPDVPSYLEYVHNRQVVHFRSLDRPKEDDFSLEMSRLYTYDDVVDRVAQQLGLNDPSKIRLTPHNCYSQQPKPQPIKYRGVDHLSDMLVHYNQTSDILYYEVLDIPLPELQGLKTLKVAFHHAIKDEVVSHTIRLPKQSTVGDVLDDLKTKVELSHPDAELRLLEVFYHKIYKVFPSNEKIENINDQYWTLRAEEIPEEEKNIGPQDRLIHVYHFTKDTAQNQMQIQNFGDPFFLVIHEGEALSEIKVRIQKKLQVPDEEFSKWKFAFLSLGRPEYLQDSDIVSSRFQRRDVYGAWEQYLGLEHTDNAPKRSHAVNQNRHTFEKPVKIYN, from the exons ATGACCGTCATGATGTCCGCTCCCATTGAC CAGCAAGAGGATGAGGAGGTGCTCGTGCCACATGCTGATTTGCCTGAGAACAACCACCAGCCCATGGAAG TTGTAGCTCAACCTGAAACTGCCAATGCTGTTGAGAGCCAGCCTGTCGTCGATCCTCCGCAAACCAGATTCACATGGAGAATTGACAATTTTACTAGGCTGAATACAAAAAAGCTCTATTCAGAAGTATTTGTTGTTGGTACTTATAAATG GCGTGTGCTTATTTTCCCAAAAGGAAACAATGTGGACTATTTGTCCATGTATTTGGATGTCGCAGATTCAACTAGTTTGCCCTATGGTTGGAGTAGATATGCACAGTTTAGCTTGGCAATTGTTAATCAAATCCATAATAAGTTTTCTGTGAGAAAAG ACACACAACATCAATTTAATGCACGAGAAAGTGATTGGGGTTTCACATCTTTCATGCCTCTTGGTGAATTGTATGACCCTAGTAGAGGTTATCTTGTGAATGATACTCTTATAATCGAAGCCGAGGTTCTTGTTCGTAAGATTGTTGACTACTGGAATTATGATTCAAAGAAGGAGACCGGCTATGTTGGGCTTAAGAACCAAGGAGCTACCTGTTATATGAATTCTCTACTTCAAACTTTGTACCATATCCCTTATTTTAGAAAG GCTGTATACCATATGCCAACAACTGAAAATGACATGCCATCTGGAAGCATCCCATTGGCTCTACAAAGTCTATTCTACAAACTTCAATATAGTGACACCAGCGTTGCAACAAAGGAACTGACAAAATCTTTTGGATGGGATACGTACGATTCTTTCATGCAGCACGATGTTCAAGAGCTAAATCGGGTCCTTTGTGAAAAACTTGAAGATAAAATGAAG GGAACTGTTGTCGAGGGGACTATACAAAAGTTATTCGAAGGACACCATATGAACTACATAGAGTGCATCAATGTGGACTACAAATCAACTAGAAAGGAGTCATTTTATG ACCTTCAGCTTGATGTCAAAGGTTGTCGCGACGTTTATGCTTCCTTTGATAAGTATGTTGAAGTTGAACGTCTTGAAGGGGATAACAAATATCATGCTGAGCAGTATGGTTTACAG GATGCTAAGAAGGGTGTCCTATTTATTGATTTCCCTCCTGTCCTTCAGCTTCAGCTGAAAAGATTTGAATATGACTTTATGCGGGATACTATGGTTAAG ATTAATGACCGCTATGAGTTTCCCTCACAACTTGATCTTGATCGTGAGGATGGAAAATATCTATCACCTGATGCTGACAGGAGTGTCCGCAATCTTTACACACTTCACAG TGTTTTGGTTCACAGTGGAGGCGTGCATGGTGGACATTATTATGCTTTTATCCGACCAACTCTCTCTGAACAGTG GTACAAATTCGATGATGAGAGGGTGACGAAAGAAGACAATAAGCGGGCACTAGAGGAGCAATATGGTGGTGAGGAAGAG CAGTTACCCCAAACAAATCCTGGATTCAATAATCCACCGTTTAAATTCACCAAATACTCAAATGCTTATATGCTGGTGTATATACGTGAAAGTGACAAGGACAAAATCATATGCAATGTGGATGAGAAAGACATTGCTGAACATTTAAGG GAGAGGTTGAAGAAAGAACAAGAAGAAAAGGaacacaaaaagaaagaaaaggcagAGGCCCATCTTTATACAATTATAAAG GTGGCACGAGACGAAGACATTGAAGGGCAGATGGGAAAGGATATCTACTTTGATCTTGTAGACCACGACAAAGTTAAAAGTTTCCGTGTACAAAAGCAGACTCCTTTTAATGTTTTCAAG GAAGAGGTTGCAAAAGAGTATGGCATACCAGTTCAATTTCAGCGCTTTTGGCTATGGGCTAAGCGACAAAACCATACTTATCGGCCTAATAGACCATTGACACACATTGAGGAAACACAAACT GTCGGACAGTTGAGAGAAGTATCAAACAAGGTTCACAATGCAGAACTAAAGTTGTTTTTGGAGGTGGAGAAGGGGATG GATTTATGTCCCATTGCATCACCTGACAAGACAAAAGATGATATATTACTTTTCTTTAAGCTATATGATCCTGAAAAAGAGGAGCTTCG CTATGTTGGAAGACTCTTTGTGAAGGGTACTGGCAAGCCATCAGAAATCTTAACAAGGCTAAATGAAATGGCTGGTTATGATCCTGAAGAAGATATTGTACTTTATGAG GAGATTAAGTTTGAGCCAAATGTCATGTGCGAACCTATTGATAAGAAAGTAACATTCCGATCAAGCCAG CTGGAGGATGGAGACATTGTATGCTTTCAGAAAGCTCCCTCAGTGGTGGATAATGAGCAACAAGTCCGCTATCCAGATGTGCCATCATATTTAGAATATGTTCATAATCGCCAG GTGGTTCATTTTCGATCTCTGGACAGACCCAAGGAAGACGACTTCTCCTTGGAGAT GTCAAGGCTTTATACATACGATGATGTGGTGGATAGAGTAGCTCAACAACTTGGCTTGAATGATCCATCCAAAATACGTCTTACCCCTCACAACTGCTACTCTCAACAACCAAAACCCCAGCCTATTAAGTACCGAGGCGTTGATCATTTGTCTGATATGCTAGTTCATTACAATCAG ACATCAGATATATTATACTATGAAGTGCTCGACATCCCTCTACCCGAATTACAAGGCTTGAAAACTCTGAAAGTTGCATTTCATCACGCCATCAAGGACGAG GTGGTTAGTCACACTATCAGACTCCCAAAGCAGAGCACTGTTGGTGATGTCCTTGATGATCTTAAAACAAAG GTGGAGTTATCTCATCCTGATGCTGAGCTACGGCTGCTTGAAGTCTTCTATCACAAGATATACAAG GTGTTCCCATCCAATGAAAAGATTGAAAATATTAATGATCAATACTGGACATTGCGAGCAGAAGAG ATTCCAGAAGAAGAGAAAAACATTGGTCCACAGGATCGGCTTATTCACGTGTACCATTTTACTAAGGACACTGCTCAAAATCAAATG CAAATTCAAAACTTTGGAGATCCTTTTTTCTTGGTTATACATGAAGGTGAAGCTCTATCTGAAATTAAAGTGAGAATACAGAAGAAACTTCAAGTTCCCGATGAAGAGTTTAGTAAG TGGAAGTTTGCTTTTCTATCACTTGGGCGTCCTGAGTACCTTCAGGATTCAGACATTGTATCCAGTCGTTTTCAG AGGCGGGATGTATATGGTGCTTGGGAGCAATATCTTGGTTTGGAGCATACTGACAATGCTCCTAAAAGATCACATGCAGTCAACCAG AATCGCCACACATTTGAGAAGCCAGTAAAGATTTATAATTAG
- the LOC127083475 gene encoding ubiquitin C-terminal hydrolase 13 isoform X2, with protein MTVMMSAPIDQQEDEEVLVPHADLPENNHQPMEVVAQPETANAVESQPVVDPPQTRFTWRIDNFTRLNTKKLYSEVFVVGTYKWRVLIFPKGNNVDYLSMYLDVADSTSLPYGWSRYAQFSLAIVNQIHNKFSVRKDTQHQFNARESDWGFTSFMPLGELYDPSRGYLVNDTLIIEAEVLVRKIVDYWNYDSKKETGYVGLKNQGATCYMNSLLQTLYHIPYFRKAVYHMPTTENDMPSGSIPLALQSLFYKLQYSDTSVATKELTKSFGWDTYDSFMQHDVQELNRVLCEKLEDKMKGTVVEGTIQKLFEGHHMNYIECINVDYKSTRKESFYDLQLDVKGCRDVYASFDKYVEVERLEGDNKYHAEQYGLQDAKKGVLFIDFPPVLQLQLKRFEYDFMRDTMVKINDRYEFPSQLDLDREDGKYLSPDADRSVRNLYTLHSVLVHSGGVHGGHYYAFIRPTLSEQWYKFDDERVTKEDNKRALEEQYGGEEELPQTNPGFNNPPFKFTKYSNAYMLVYIRESDKDKIICNVDEKDIAEHLRERLKKEQEEKEHKKKEKAEAHLYTIIKVARDEDIEGQMGKDIYFDLVDHDKVKSFRVQKQTPFNVFKEEVAKEYGIPVQFQRFWLWAKRQNHTYRPNRPLTHIEETQTVGQLREVSNKVHNAELKLFLEVEKGMDLCPIASPDKTKDDILLFFKLYDPEKEELRYVGRLFVKGTGKPSEILTRLNEMAGYDPEEDIVLYEEIKFEPNVMCEPIDKKVTFRSSQLEDGDIVCFQKAPSVVDNEQQVRYPDVPSYLEYVHNRQVVHFRSLDRPKEDDFSLEMSRLYTYDDVVDRVAQQLGLNDPSKIRLTPHNCYSQQPKPQPIKYRGVDHLSDMLVHYNQTSDILYYEVLDIPLPELQGLKTLKVAFHHAIKDEVVSHTIRLPKQSTVGDVLDDLKTKVELSHPDAELRLLEVFYHKIYKVFPSNEKIENINDQYWTLRAEEIPEEEKNIGPQDRLIHVYHFTKDTAQNQMQIQNFGDPFFLVIHEGEALSEIKVRIQKKLQVPDEEFSKWKFAFLSLGRPEYLQDSDIVSSRFQRRDVYGAWEQYLGLEHTDNAPKRSHAVNQNRHTFEKPVKIYN; from the exons ATGACCGTCATGATGTCCGCTCCCATTGAC CAGCAAGAGGATGAGGAGGTGCTCGTGCCACATGCTGATTTGCCTGAGAACAACCACCAGCCCATGGAAG TTGTAGCTCAACCTGAAACTGCCAATGCTGTTGAGAGCCAGCCTGTCGTCGATCCTCCGCAAACCAGATTCACATGGAGAATTGACAATTTTACTAGGCTGAATACAAAAAAGCTCTATTCAGAAGTATTTGTTGTTGGTACTTATAAATG GCGTGTGCTTATTTTCCCAAAAGGAAACAATGTGGACTATTTGTCCATGTATTTGGATGTCGCAGATTCAACTAGTTTGCCCTATGGTTGGAGTAGATATGCACAGTTTAGCTTGGCAATTGTTAATCAAATCCATAATAAGTTTTCTGTGAGAAAAG ACACACAACATCAATTTAATGCACGAGAAAGTGATTGGGGTTTCACATCTTTCATGCCTCTTGGTGAATTGTATGACCCTAGTAGAGGTTATCTTGTGAATGATACTCTTATAATCGAAGCCGAGGTTCTTGTTCGTAAGATTGTTGACTACTGGAATTATGATTCAAAGAAGGAGACCGGCTATGTTGGGCTTAAGAACCAAGGAGCTACCTGTTATATGAATTCTCTACTTCAAACTTTGTACCATATCCCTTATTTTAGAAAG GCTGTATACCATATGCCAACAACTGAAAATGACATGCCATCTGGAAGCATCCCATTGGCTCTACAAAGTCTATTCTACAAACTTCAATATAGTGACACCAGCGTTGCAACAAAGGAACTGACAAAATCTTTTGGATGGGATACGTACGATTCTTTCATGCAGCACGATGTTCAAGAGCTAAATCGGGTCCTTTGTGAAAAACTTGAAGATAAAATGAAG GGAACTGTTGTCGAGGGGACTATACAAAAGTTATTCGAAGGACACCATATGAACTACATAGAGTGCATCAATGTGGACTACAAATCAACTAGAAAGGAGTCATTTTATG ACCTTCAGCTTGATGTCAAAGGTTGTCGCGACGTTTATGCTTCCTTTGATAAGTATGTTGAAGTTGAACGTCTTGAAGGGGATAACAAATATCATGCTGAGCAGTATGGTTTACAG GATGCTAAGAAGGGTGTCCTATTTATTGATTTCCCTCCTGTCCTTCAGCTTCAGCTGAAAAGATTTGAATATGACTTTATGCGGGATACTATGGTTAAG ATTAATGACCGCTATGAGTTTCCCTCACAACTTGATCTTGATCGTGAGGATGGAAAATATCTATCACCTGATGCTGACAGGAGTGTCCGCAATCTTTACACACTTCACAG TGTTTTGGTTCACAGTGGAGGCGTGCATGGTGGACATTATTATGCTTTTATCCGACCAACTCTCTCTGAACAGTG GTACAAATTCGATGATGAGAGGGTGACGAAAGAAGACAATAAGCGGGCACTAGAGGAGCAATATGGTGGTGAGGAAGAG TTACCCCAAACAAATCCTGGATTCAATAATCCACCGTTTAAATTCACCAAATACTCAAATGCTTATATGCTGGTGTATATACGTGAAAGTGACAAGGACAAAATCATATGCAATGTGGATGAGAAAGACATTGCTGAACATTTAAGG GAGAGGTTGAAGAAAGAACAAGAAGAAAAGGaacacaaaaagaaagaaaaggcagAGGCCCATCTTTATACAATTATAAAG GTGGCACGAGACGAAGACATTGAAGGGCAGATGGGAAAGGATATCTACTTTGATCTTGTAGACCACGACAAAGTTAAAAGTTTCCGTGTACAAAAGCAGACTCCTTTTAATGTTTTCAAG GAAGAGGTTGCAAAAGAGTATGGCATACCAGTTCAATTTCAGCGCTTTTGGCTATGGGCTAAGCGACAAAACCATACTTATCGGCCTAATAGACCATTGACACACATTGAGGAAACACAAACT GTCGGACAGTTGAGAGAAGTATCAAACAAGGTTCACAATGCAGAACTAAAGTTGTTTTTGGAGGTGGAGAAGGGGATG GATTTATGTCCCATTGCATCACCTGACAAGACAAAAGATGATATATTACTTTTCTTTAAGCTATATGATCCTGAAAAAGAGGAGCTTCG CTATGTTGGAAGACTCTTTGTGAAGGGTACTGGCAAGCCATCAGAAATCTTAACAAGGCTAAATGAAATGGCTGGTTATGATCCTGAAGAAGATATTGTACTTTATGAG GAGATTAAGTTTGAGCCAAATGTCATGTGCGAACCTATTGATAAGAAAGTAACATTCCGATCAAGCCAG CTGGAGGATGGAGACATTGTATGCTTTCAGAAAGCTCCCTCAGTGGTGGATAATGAGCAACAAGTCCGCTATCCAGATGTGCCATCATATTTAGAATATGTTCATAATCGCCAG GTGGTTCATTTTCGATCTCTGGACAGACCCAAGGAAGACGACTTCTCCTTGGAGAT GTCAAGGCTTTATACATACGATGATGTGGTGGATAGAGTAGCTCAACAACTTGGCTTGAATGATCCATCCAAAATACGTCTTACCCCTCACAACTGCTACTCTCAACAACCAAAACCCCAGCCTATTAAGTACCGAGGCGTTGATCATTTGTCTGATATGCTAGTTCATTACAATCAG ACATCAGATATATTATACTATGAAGTGCTCGACATCCCTCTACCCGAATTACAAGGCTTGAAAACTCTGAAAGTTGCATTTCATCACGCCATCAAGGACGAG GTGGTTAGTCACACTATCAGACTCCCAAAGCAGAGCACTGTTGGTGATGTCCTTGATGATCTTAAAACAAAG GTGGAGTTATCTCATCCTGATGCTGAGCTACGGCTGCTTGAAGTCTTCTATCACAAGATATACAAG GTGTTCCCATCCAATGAAAAGATTGAAAATATTAATGATCAATACTGGACATTGCGAGCAGAAGAG ATTCCAGAAGAAGAGAAAAACATTGGTCCACAGGATCGGCTTATTCACGTGTACCATTTTACTAAGGACACTGCTCAAAATCAAATG CAAATTCAAAACTTTGGAGATCCTTTTTTCTTGGTTATACATGAAGGTGAAGCTCTATCTGAAATTAAAGTGAGAATACAGAAGAAACTTCAAGTTCCCGATGAAGAGTTTAGTAAG TGGAAGTTTGCTTTTCTATCACTTGGGCGTCCTGAGTACCTTCAGGATTCAGACATTGTATCCAGTCGTTTTCAG AGGCGGGATGTATATGGTGCTTGGGAGCAATATCTTGGTTTGGAGCATACTGACAATGCTCCTAAAAGATCACATGCAGTCAACCAG AATCGCCACACATTTGAGAAGCCAGTAAAGATTTATAATTAG
- the LOC127083475 gene encoding ubiquitin C-terminal hydrolase 13 isoform X3 — protein MTVMMSAPIDQEDEEVLVPHADLPENNHQPMEVVAQPETANAVESQPVVDPPQTRFTWRIDNFTRLNTKKLYSEVFVVGTYKWRVLIFPKGNNVDYLSMYLDVADSTSLPYGWSRYAQFSLAIVNQIHNKFSVRKDTQHQFNARESDWGFTSFMPLGELYDPSRGYLVNDTLIIEAEVLVRKIVDYWNYDSKKETGYVGLKNQGATCYMNSLLQTLYHIPYFRKAVYHMPTTENDMPSGSIPLALQSLFYKLQYSDTSVATKELTKSFGWDTYDSFMQHDVQELNRVLCEKLEDKMKGTVVEGTIQKLFEGHHMNYIECINVDYKSTRKESFYDLQLDVKGCRDVYASFDKYVEVERLEGDNKYHAEQYGLQDAKKGVLFIDFPPVLQLQLKRFEYDFMRDTMVKINDRYEFPSQLDLDREDGKYLSPDADRSVRNLYTLHSVLVHSGGVHGGHYYAFIRPTLSEQWYKFDDERVTKEDNKRALEEQYGGEEELPQTNPGFNNPPFKFTKYSNAYMLVYIRESDKDKIICNVDEKDIAEHLRERLKKEQEEKEHKKKEKAEAHLYTIIKVARDEDIEGQMGKDIYFDLVDHDKVKSFRVQKQTPFNVFKEEVAKEYGIPVQFQRFWLWAKRQNHTYRPNRPLTHIEETQTVGQLREVSNKVHNAELKLFLEVEKGMDLCPIASPDKTKDDILLFFKLYDPEKEELRYVGRLFVKGTGKPSEILTRLNEMAGYDPEEDIVLYEEIKFEPNVMCEPIDKKVTFRSSQLEDGDIVCFQKAPSVVDNEQQVRYPDVPSYLEYVHNRQVVHFRSLDRPKEDDFSLEMSRLYTYDDVVDRVAQQLGLNDPSKIRLTPHNCYSQQPKPQPIKYRGVDHLSDMLVHYNQTSDILYYEVLDIPLPELQGLKTLKVAFHHAIKDEVVSHTIRLPKQSTVGDVLDDLKTKVELSHPDAELRLLEVFYHKIYKVFPSNEKIENINDQYWTLRAEEIPEEEKNIGPQDRLIHVYHFTKDTAQNQMQIQNFGDPFFLVIHEGEALSEIKVRIQKKLQVPDEEFSKWKFAFLSLGRPEYLQDSDIVSSRFQRRDVYGAWEQYLGLEHTDNAPKRSHAVNQNRHTFEKPVKIYN, from the exons ATGACCGTCATGATGTCCGCTCCCATTGAC CAAGAGGATGAGGAGGTGCTCGTGCCACATGCTGATTTGCCTGAGAACAACCACCAGCCCATGGAAG TTGTAGCTCAACCTGAAACTGCCAATGCTGTTGAGAGCCAGCCTGTCGTCGATCCTCCGCAAACCAGATTCACATGGAGAATTGACAATTTTACTAGGCTGAATACAAAAAAGCTCTATTCAGAAGTATTTGTTGTTGGTACTTATAAATG GCGTGTGCTTATTTTCCCAAAAGGAAACAATGTGGACTATTTGTCCATGTATTTGGATGTCGCAGATTCAACTAGTTTGCCCTATGGTTGGAGTAGATATGCACAGTTTAGCTTGGCAATTGTTAATCAAATCCATAATAAGTTTTCTGTGAGAAAAG ACACACAACATCAATTTAATGCACGAGAAAGTGATTGGGGTTTCACATCTTTCATGCCTCTTGGTGAATTGTATGACCCTAGTAGAGGTTATCTTGTGAATGATACTCTTATAATCGAAGCCGAGGTTCTTGTTCGTAAGATTGTTGACTACTGGAATTATGATTCAAAGAAGGAGACCGGCTATGTTGGGCTTAAGAACCAAGGAGCTACCTGTTATATGAATTCTCTACTTCAAACTTTGTACCATATCCCTTATTTTAGAAAG GCTGTATACCATATGCCAACAACTGAAAATGACATGCCATCTGGAAGCATCCCATTGGCTCTACAAAGTCTATTCTACAAACTTCAATATAGTGACACCAGCGTTGCAACAAAGGAACTGACAAAATCTTTTGGATGGGATACGTACGATTCTTTCATGCAGCACGATGTTCAAGAGCTAAATCGGGTCCTTTGTGAAAAACTTGAAGATAAAATGAAG GGAACTGTTGTCGAGGGGACTATACAAAAGTTATTCGAAGGACACCATATGAACTACATAGAGTGCATCAATGTGGACTACAAATCAACTAGAAAGGAGTCATTTTATG ACCTTCAGCTTGATGTCAAAGGTTGTCGCGACGTTTATGCTTCCTTTGATAAGTATGTTGAAGTTGAACGTCTTGAAGGGGATAACAAATATCATGCTGAGCAGTATGGTTTACAG GATGCTAAGAAGGGTGTCCTATTTATTGATTTCCCTCCTGTCCTTCAGCTTCAGCTGAAAAGATTTGAATATGACTTTATGCGGGATACTATGGTTAAG ATTAATGACCGCTATGAGTTTCCCTCACAACTTGATCTTGATCGTGAGGATGGAAAATATCTATCACCTGATGCTGACAGGAGTGTCCGCAATCTTTACACACTTCACAG TGTTTTGGTTCACAGTGGAGGCGTGCATGGTGGACATTATTATGCTTTTATCCGACCAACTCTCTCTGAACAGTG GTACAAATTCGATGATGAGAGGGTGACGAAAGAAGACAATAAGCGGGCACTAGAGGAGCAATATGGTGGTGAGGAAGAG TTACCCCAAACAAATCCTGGATTCAATAATCCACCGTTTAAATTCACCAAATACTCAAATGCTTATATGCTGGTGTATATACGTGAAAGTGACAAGGACAAAATCATATGCAATGTGGATGAGAAAGACATTGCTGAACATTTAAGG GAGAGGTTGAAGAAAGAACAAGAAGAAAAGGaacacaaaaagaaagaaaaggcagAGGCCCATCTTTATACAATTATAAAG GTGGCACGAGACGAAGACATTGAAGGGCAGATGGGAAAGGATATCTACTTTGATCTTGTAGACCACGACAAAGTTAAAAGTTTCCGTGTACAAAAGCAGACTCCTTTTAATGTTTTCAAG GAAGAGGTTGCAAAAGAGTATGGCATACCAGTTCAATTTCAGCGCTTTTGGCTATGGGCTAAGCGACAAAACCATACTTATCGGCCTAATAGACCATTGACACACATTGAGGAAACACAAACT GTCGGACAGTTGAGAGAAGTATCAAACAAGGTTCACAATGCAGAACTAAAGTTGTTTTTGGAGGTGGAGAAGGGGATG GATTTATGTCCCATTGCATCACCTGACAAGACAAAAGATGATATATTACTTTTCTTTAAGCTATATGATCCTGAAAAAGAGGAGCTTCG CTATGTTGGAAGACTCTTTGTGAAGGGTACTGGCAAGCCATCAGAAATCTTAACAAGGCTAAATGAAATGGCTGGTTATGATCCTGAAGAAGATATTGTACTTTATGAG GAGATTAAGTTTGAGCCAAATGTCATGTGCGAACCTATTGATAAGAAAGTAACATTCCGATCAAGCCAG CTGGAGGATGGAGACATTGTATGCTTTCAGAAAGCTCCCTCAGTGGTGGATAATGAGCAACAAGTCCGCTATCCAGATGTGCCATCATATTTAGAATATGTTCATAATCGCCAG GTGGTTCATTTTCGATCTCTGGACAGACCCAAGGAAGACGACTTCTCCTTGGAGAT GTCAAGGCTTTATACATACGATGATGTGGTGGATAGAGTAGCTCAACAACTTGGCTTGAATGATCCATCCAAAATACGTCTTACCCCTCACAACTGCTACTCTCAACAACCAAAACCCCAGCCTATTAAGTACCGAGGCGTTGATCATTTGTCTGATATGCTAGTTCATTACAATCAG ACATCAGATATATTATACTATGAAGTGCTCGACATCCCTCTACCCGAATTACAAGGCTTGAAAACTCTGAAAGTTGCATTTCATCACGCCATCAAGGACGAG GTGGTTAGTCACACTATCAGACTCCCAAAGCAGAGCACTGTTGGTGATGTCCTTGATGATCTTAAAACAAAG GTGGAGTTATCTCATCCTGATGCTGAGCTACGGCTGCTTGAAGTCTTCTATCACAAGATATACAAG GTGTTCCCATCCAATGAAAAGATTGAAAATATTAATGATCAATACTGGACATTGCGAGCAGAAGAG ATTCCAGAAGAAGAGAAAAACATTGGTCCACAGGATCGGCTTATTCACGTGTACCATTTTACTAAGGACACTGCTCAAAATCAAATG CAAATTCAAAACTTTGGAGATCCTTTTTTCTTGGTTATACATGAAGGTGAAGCTCTATCTGAAATTAAAGTGAGAATACAGAAGAAACTTCAAGTTCCCGATGAAGAGTTTAGTAAG TGGAAGTTTGCTTTTCTATCACTTGGGCGTCCTGAGTACCTTCAGGATTCAGACATTGTATCCAGTCGTTTTCAG AGGCGGGATGTATATGGTGCTTGGGAGCAATATCTTGGTTTGGAGCATACTGACAATGCTCCTAAAAGATCACATGCAGTCAACCAG AATCGCCACACATTTGAGAAGCCAGTAAAGATTTATAATTAG